A region of Arabidopsis thaliana chromosome 5, partial sequence DNA encodes the following proteins:
- the CPD gene encoding Cytochrome P450 superfamily protein (CONSTITUTIVE PHOTOMORPHOGENIC DWARF (CPD); FUNCTIONS IN: electron carrier activity, monooxygenase activity, iron ion binding, oxygen binding, heme binding; INVOLVED IN: in 9 processes; EXPRESSED IN: 23 plant structures; EXPRESSED DURING: 13 growth stages; CONTAINS InterPro DOMAIN/s: Cytochrome P450 (InterPro:IPR001128), Cytochrome P450, E-class, group I (InterPro:IPR002401), Cytochrome P450, conserved site (InterPro:IPR017972); BEST Arabidopsis thaliana protein match is: cytochrome P450, family 90, subfamily D, polypeptide 1 (TAIR:AT3G13730.1); Has 33335 Blast hits to 33282 proteins in 1705 species: Archae - 54; Bacteria - 6996; Metazoa - 10729; Fungi - 6001; Plants - 7974; Viruses - 3; Other Eukaryotes - 1578 (source: NCBI BLink).), which produces MKGSLHKRMHSLTMSFANSSIIKDHLMLDIDRLVRFNLDSWSSRVLLMEEAKKITFELTVKQLMSFDPGEWSESLRKEYLLVIEGFFSLPLPLFSTTYRKAIQARRKVAEALTVVVMKRREEEEEGAERKKDMLAALLAADDGFSDEEIVDFLVALLVAGYETTSTIMTLAVKFLTETPLALAQLKEEHEKIRAMKSDSYSLEWSDYKSMPFTQCVVNETLRVANIIGGVFRRAMTDVEIKGYKIPKGWKVFSSFRAVHLDPNHFKDARTFNPWRWQSNSVTTGPSNVFTPFGGGPRLCPGYELARVALSVFLHRLVTGFSWVPAEQDKLVFFPTTRTQKRYPIFVKRRDFAT; this is translated from the exons ATGAAAGGTTCTTTGCATAAACGTATGCACTCTCTCACCATGAGCTTTGCTAATTCTTCAATCATTAAAGACCATCTCATGCTTGATATTGACCGGTTAGTCCGGTTTAATCTTGATTCTTGGTCTTCTCGTGTTCTCCTCATGGAAGAAGCCAAAAag ATAACGTTTGAGCTAACGGTGAAGCAGTTGATGAGCTTTGATCCAGGGGAATGGAGTGAGAGTTTAAGGAAAGAGTATCTTCTTGTCATCGAaggcttcttctctcttcctctccctctcttctcCACCACTTACCGCAAAGCCATCCAA GCGCGGAGGAAGGTGGCGGAGGCGTTgacggtggtggtgatgaaaaggagggaggaggaggaagaaggagcggagagaaagaaagatatgcTTGCGGCGTTGCTTGCGGCGGATGATGGATTTTCCGATGAAGAGATTGTTGACTTCTTGGTGGCTTTACTTGTCGCCGGTTATGAAACAACCTCCACGATCATGACTCTCGCCGTCAAATTTCTCACCGAGACTCCTTTAGCTCTTGCTCAACTCAAG GAAGAGCATGAAAAGATTAGGGCAATGAAGAGTGATTCGTATAGTCTTGAATGGAGTGATTACAAGTCAATGCCATTCACACAATGT GTGGTTAATGAGACGCTACGAGTGGCTAACATCATCGGCGGTGTTTTCAGACGTGCAATGACGGATGTTGAGATCAAAG GTTATAAAATTCCAAAAGGGTGGAAAGTATTCTCATCGTTTAGAGCGGTTCATTTAGACCCAAACCACTTCAAAGATGCTCGCACTTTCAACCCTTGGAGATGGCAG AGCAACTCGGTAACGACAGGCCCTTCTAATGTGTTCACACCGTTTGGTGGAGGGCCAAGGCTATGTCCCGGTTACGAGCTGGCTAGGGTTGCACTCTCTGTTTTCCTTCACCGCCTAGTGACAGGCTTCAG TTGGGTTCCTGCAGAGCAAGACAAGCTGGTTTTCTTTCCAACTACAAGAACGCAGAAACGGTACCCGATCTTCGTGAAGCGCCGTGATTTTgctacttga
- the CPD gene encoding Cytochrome P450 superfamily protein (CONSTITUTIVE PHOTOMORPHOGENIC DWARF (CPD); FUNCTIONS IN: electron carrier activity, monooxygenase activity, iron ion binding, oxygen binding, heme binding; INVOLVED IN: in 9 processes; EXPRESSED IN: 23 plant structures; EXPRESSED DURING: 13 growth stages; CONTAINS InterPro DOMAIN/s: Cytochrome P450 (InterPro:IPR001128), Cytochrome P450, E-class, group I (InterPro:IPR002401); BEST Arabidopsis thaliana protein match is: Cytochrome P450 superfamily protein (TAIR:AT3G50660.1); Has 24489 Blast hits to 24437 proteins in 1506 species: Archae - 51; Bacteria - 4333; Metazoa - 8657; Fungi - 4078; Plants - 6399; Viruses - 3; Other Eukaryotes - 968 (source: NCBI BLink).) has translation MAFTAFLLLLSSIAAGFLLLLRRTRYRRMGLPPGSLGLPLIGETFQLIGAYKTENPEPFIDERVARYGSVFMTHLFGEPTIFSADPETNRFVLQNEGKLFECSYPASICNLLGKHSLLLMKGSLHKRMHSLTMSFANSSIIKDHLMLDIDRLVRFNLDSWSSRVLLMEEAKKITFELTVKQLMSFDPGEWSESLRKEYLLVIEGFFSLPLPLFSTTYRKAIQARRKVAEALTVVVMKRREEEEEGAERKKDMLAALLAADDGFSDEEIVDFLVALLVAGYETTSTIMTLAVKFLTETPLALAQLKEEHEKIRAMKSDSYSLEWSDYKSMPFTQCVVNETLRVANIIGGVFRRAMTDVEIKGYKIPKGWKVFSSFRAVHLDPNHFKDARTFNPWRWQQLGNDRPF, from the exons atggccTTCACCGcttttctcctcctcctctcttcCATCGCCGCCGGCTTCCTCCTCCTACTCCGCCGTACACGTTACCGTCGGATGGGTCTGCCTCCGGGAAGCCTTGGTCTCCCTCTGATAGGAGAGACTTTTCAGCTGATCGGAGCttacaaaacagagaaccCTGAGCCTTTCATCGACGAGAGAGTAGCCCGGTACGGTTCGGTTTTCATGACGCATCTTTTTGGTGAACCGACGATTTTCTCAGCTGACCCGGAAACGAACCGGTTTGTTCTTCAGAACGAAGGGAAGCTTTTTGAGTGTTCTTATCCTGCTTCCATTTGTAACCTTTTGGGGAAACACTCTCTGCTTCTTATGAAAGGTTCTTTGCATAAACGTATGCACTCTCTCACCATGAGCTTTGCTAATTCTTCAATCATTAAAGACCATCTCATGCTTGATATTGACCGGTTAGTCCGGTTTAATCTTGATTCTTGGTCTTCTCGTGTTCTCCTCATGGAAGAAGCCAAAAag ATAACGTTTGAGCTAACGGTGAAGCAGTTGATGAGCTTTGATCCAGGGGAATGGAGTGAGAGTTTAAGGAAAGAGTATCTTCTTGTCATCGAaggcttcttctctcttcctctccctctcttctcCACCACTTACCGCAAAGCCATCCAA GCGCGGAGGAAGGTGGCGGAGGCGTTgacggtggtggtgatgaaaaggagggaggaggaggaagaaggagcggagagaaagaaagatatgcTTGCGGCGTTGCTTGCGGCGGATGATGGATTTTCCGATGAAGAGATTGTTGACTTCTTGGTGGCTTTACTTGTCGCCGGTTATGAAACAACCTCCACGATCATGACTCTCGCCGTCAAATTTCTCACCGAGACTCCTTTAGCTCTTGCTCAACTCAAG GAAGAGCATGAAAAGATTAGGGCAATGAAGAGTGATTCGTATAGTCTTGAATGGAGTGATTACAAGTCAATGCCATTCACACAATGT GTGGTTAATGAGACGCTACGAGTGGCTAACATCATCGGCGGTGTTTTCAGACGTGCAATGACGGATGTTGAGATCAAAG GTTATAAAATTCCAAAAGGGTGGAAAGTATTCTCATCGTTTAGAGCGGTTCATTTAGACCCAAACCACTTCAAAGATGCTCGCACTTTCAACCCTTGGAGATGGCAG CAACTCGGTAACGACAGGCCCTTCTAA
- the ATE1 gene encoding arginine-tRNA protein transferase 1 (arginine-tRNA protein transferase 1 (ATE1); CONTAINS InterPro DOMAIN/s: Arginine-tRNA-protein transferase, N-terminal (InterPro:IPR007471), Arginine-tRNA-protein transferase 1, eukaryotic (InterPro:IPR017137), Arginine-tRNA-protein transferase, C-terminal (InterPro:IPR007472); BEST Arabidopsis thaliana protein match is: arginine-tRNA protein transferase 2 (TAIR:AT3G11240.1); Has 1807 Blast hits to 1807 proteins in 277 species: Archae - 0; Bacteria - 0; Metazoa - 736; Fungi - 347; Plants - 385; Viruses - 0; Other Eukaryotes - 339 (source: NCBI BLink).) produces MSLKNDASSSHDGGSNRESVIDDHGRRKSTCGYCKSPARSSISHGLSAQTLTVYDYQALIDRGWRRSGTYLYKHEMDKTCCPPYTIRLKASDFVPTKEQQRVSRRLERFLDGKLDVQPREQRGASSSGDVSDTRRKTLGAAKSEENKKVEAVMDDLSKNIDQAVQLCIRSGEFPSNMQIPKASVKKVFCARRKKLAEGTEQILYTSNIAFPIAAAIKRIQTSEKEGINSAEGNRLSPETISEMLLSAMHKVGETPDVSIKVCKGHINFLSSAKDSFSDRDVVPNGNISRGANSLDGSETLHAKKDSENHQARKRKLEIHLKRSSFDPEEHELYKRYQLKVHNDKPGHVVESSYRRFLVDSPLIDVQPSGDEKVPPCGFGSFHQQYRIDGRLIAVGVVDILPKCLSSVYLFWDPDYAFLSLGKYSAIQEINWVIENQARCPSLQYYYLGYYIHSCSKMRYKAAYRPSELLCPLRFQWVPFEVARPMLDKKPYVILSDIAISHNQCSLLAGASETLVEPAASEHEDMEQGETNDNFMGCSDEDEDEDEDDDDDDDDDEEMYETESEDSHIESDPGSKDNDINNILIGLYGSQYRYKEMRQIITPVGRKQLEPMLQSYRKVVGAELSERMVYEIN; encoded by the exons ATGTCTTTGAAAAACGATGCGAGTAGTAGCCACGACGGTGGAAGCAACAGAGAAAGCGTAATCGATGATCATGGCCGCCGTAAAAGCACTTGCGGCTACTGTAAATCCCCAGCTCGGTCCAGTATCTCTCACG GTTTATCAGCACAGACTCTTACCGTTTATGACTACCAAG CTCTTATTGACCGAGGCTGGAGAAGATCTGGTACTTATCTTTACAAACATGAGATGGATAAAACGTGTTGCCCTCCTTATACGATACGTTTGAAAGCAAGTGATTTTGTTCCTACTAAAGAGCAGCAGCGAGTTTCTAGAAGACTAGAAAG GTTCTTGGATGGCAAACTAGATGTGCAGCCCAGGGAACAAAGAGGTGCTTCTTCCTCTGGTGATGTTTCAGATACAAGGAGAAAAACACTTGGAGCTGCTAAAAGTGAAGAGAATAAGAAAGTTGAAGCAGTTATGGATGATTTGTCTAAAAATATTGACCAAGCTGTGCAATTATGCATACGGAGTGGGGAATTCCCGTCTAATATGCAGATACCAAAAGCTTCAGTGAAGAAGGTTTTCTGTgctagaagaaagaaactagCTGAAGGAACAGAACAAATCTTATACACCAGCAACATTGCTTTTCCAATAGCAGCTGCAATAAAACGCATCCAGACATCTGAGAAAGAGGGGATAAATAGTGCAGAAGGAAATAGATTATCACCTGAAACTATTTCTGAGATGTTGTTGAGTGCAATGCATAAGGTGGGGGAAACTCCTGATGTGTCTATCAAAGTCTGTAAGGGCCATATCAATTTCCTTTCATCTGCCAAAGATTCTTTTTCTGATAGAGATGTTGTACCTAATGGTAACATCTCGAGAGGAGCCAATTCTTTAGATGGAAGTGAAACCCTTCACGCTAAGAAGGATTCAGAAAACCATCAGGCAAGAAAGCGAAAGCTGGAGATACATTTGAAAAGGTCTAGTTTTGATCCTGAAGAACATGAGTTATACAAACGGTATCAGCTGAAAGTGCACAATGATAAGCCAGGGCACGTTGTAGAAAGTTCATACAGAAGGTTTTTGGTCGACTCTCCTTTAATAGATGTTCAACCTTCAGGTGATGAAAAGGTTCCGCCTTGTGGCTTCGGCTCTTTCCACCAACAATATAGAATTGATGGCCGCCTAATTGCCGTCGGGGTTGTAGACATTCTTCCTAAATGTTTGTCAAGTGTATACTTATTCTGGGATCCAGACTATGCATTCTTATCGCTCGGAAAATATTCTGCCATTCAAGAAATTAATTGGGTTATAGAGAACCAAGCTCGCTGCCCTTCTCTTCAGTATTACTATCTTGGTTATTATATACATTCCTGCAGCAAGATGAGATATAAAGCAGCCTATCGTCCATCTGAGCTTCTATGTCCTCTCCGTTTCCA GTGGGTTCCATTTGAAGTAGCAAGGCCGATGCTTGATAAAAAGCCATATGTCATATTGTCCGATATTGCTATTTCACATAATCAATGTTCTTTACTAGCTGGTGCTTCTGAAACTCTCGTGGAACCAGCAGCAAGTGAACATGAAGACATGGAACAAGGGGAGACGAATGATAACTTTATGGGCTGCAgtgatgaggatgaagatgaggatgaggatgatgatgatgatgatgatgatgatgaggaaatGTATGAGACTGAATCAGAGGACTCTCATATTGAGTCAGACCCTGGATCCAAAGATAACGACATTAACAACATCCTTATCGGTCTTTATGGATCCCAATATAGATACAAG GAAATGCGGCAGATCATAACTCCCGTAGGCAGGAAGCAACTGGAACCGATGTTACAAAGCTACCGCAAGGTTGTGGGCGCTGAGCTTTCAGAGAGAATGGTGTATGAAATCAACTGA
- a CDS encoding Pleckstrin homology (PH) domain superfamily protein (Pleckstrin homology (PH) domain superfamily protein; CONTAINS InterPro DOMAIN/s: Pleckstrin homology-type (InterPro:IPR011993), Pleckstrin homology (InterPro:IPR001849); BEST Arabidopsis thaliana protein match is: pleckstrin homologue 1 (TAIR:AT2G29700.1); Has 1807 Blast hits to 1807 proteins in 277 species: Archae - 0; Bacteria - 0; Metazoa - 736; Fungi - 347; Plants - 385; Viruses - 0; Other Eukaryotes - 339 (source: NCBI BLink).), whose product MASLWRAVIGGQNNNSEDYGGVEFWSNPERTGWLTKQGEYIKTWRRRWFVLKQGKLFWFKDSDVTRVSRPRGVVPVESCLTAKGAEDVLNKQNAFELSTRNETMYFIADSEKEKEDWINSIGRSIVQNSRSVTDSEIVDYDNKH is encoded by the coding sequence ATGGCAAGCCTGTGGCGAGCAGTAATCGGCGGTCAGAACAACAATTCCGAAGACTACGGAGGCGTAGAGTTCTGGTCAAACCCAGAACGAACCGGCTGGCTCACGAAACAAGGAGAGTACATCAAGACTTGGCGACGCCGATGGTTCGTGCTCAAACAAGGGAAACTCTTCTGGTTCAAAGACTCCGACGTCACGCGTGTGTCACGCCCTCGCGGTGTCGTCCCCGTAGAATCGTGCTTAACCGCTAAAGGAGCAGAGGATGTACTCAACAAGCAAAACGCGTTCGAGCTATCGACGAGAAATGAGACTATGTACTTCATTGCTGATtcggagaaggagaaagaagattgGATCAATTCCATTGGACGTTCCATCGTGCAAAACTCCAGATCCGTTACCGATTCTGAGATCGTTGATTACGATAACAAACACTAa
- the ATE1 gene encoding arginine-tRNA protein transferase 1 has product MDKTCCPPYTIRLKASDFVPTKEQQRVSRRLERFLDGKLDVQPREQRGASSSGDVSDTRRKTLGAAKSEENKKVEAVMDDLSKNIDQAVQLCIRSGEFPSNMQIPKASVKKVFCARRKKLAEGTEQILYTSNIAFPIAAAIKRIQTSEKEGINSAEGNRLSPETISEMLLSAMHKVGETPDVSIKVCKGHINFLSSAKDSFSDRDVVPNGNISRGANSLDGSETLHAKKDSENHQARKRKLEIHLKRSSFDPEEHELYKRYQLKVHNDKPGHVVESSYRRFLVDSPLIDVQPSGDEKVPPCGFGSFHQQYRIDGRLIAVGVVDILPKCLSSVYLFWDPDYAFLSLGKYSAIQEINWVIENQARCPSLQYYYLGYYIHSCSKMRYKAAYRPSELLCPLRFQWVPFEVARPMLDKKPYVILSDIAISHNQCSLLAGASETLVEPAASEHEDMEQGETNDNFMGCSDEDEDEDEDDDDDDDDDEEMYETESEDSHIESDPGSKDNDINNILIGLYGSQYRYKEMRQIITPVGRKQLEPMLQSYRKVVGAELSERMVYEIN; this is encoded by the exons ATGGATAAAACGTGTTGCCCTCCTTATACGATACGTTTGAAAGCAAGTGATTTTGTTCCTACTAAAGAGCAGCAGCGAGTTTCTAGAAGACTAGAAAG GTTCTTGGATGGCAAACTAGATGTGCAGCCCAGGGAACAAAGAGGTGCTTCTTCCTCTGGTGATGTTTCAGATACAAGGAGAAAAACACTTGGAGCTGCTAAAAGTGAAGAGAATAAGAAAGTTGAAGCAGTTATGGATGATTTGTCTAAAAATATTGACCAAGCTGTGCAATTATGCATACGGAGTGGGGAATTCCCGTCTAATATGCAGATACCAAAAGCTTCAGTGAAGAAGGTTTTCTGTgctagaagaaagaaactagCTGAAGGAACAGAACAAATCTTATACACCAGCAACATTGCTTTTCCAATAGCAGCTGCAATAAAACGCATCCAGACATCTGAGAAAGAGGGGATAAATAGTGCAGAAGGAAATAGATTATCACCTGAAACTATTTCTGAGATGTTGTTGAGTGCAATGCATAAGGTGGGGGAAACTCCTGATGTGTCTATCAAAGTCTGTAAGGGCCATATCAATTTCCTTTCATCTGCCAAAGATTCTTTTTCTGATAGAGATGTTGTACCTAATGGTAACATCTCGAGAGGAGCCAATTCTTTAGATGGAAGTGAAACCCTTCACGCTAAGAAGGATTCAGAAAACCATCAGGCAAGAAAGCGAAAGCTGGAGATACATTTGAAAAGGTCTAGTTTTGATCCTGAAGAACATGAGTTATACAAACGGTATCAGCTGAAAGTGCACAATGATAAGCCAGGGCACGTTGTAGAAAGTTCATACAGAAGGTTTTTGGTCGACTCTCCTTTAATAGATGTTCAACCTTCAGGTGATGAAAAGGTTCCGCCTTGTGGCTTCGGCTCTTTCCACCAACAATATAGAATTGATGGCCGCCTAATTGCCGTCGGGGTTGTAGACATTCTTCCTAAATGTTTGTCAAGTGTATACTTATTCTGGGATCCAGACTATGCATTCTTATCGCTCGGAAAATATTCTGCCATTCAAGAAATTAATTGGGTTATAGAGAACCAAGCTCGCTGCCCTTCTCTTCAGTATTACTATCTTGGTTATTATATACATTCCTGCAGCAAGATGAGATATAAAGCAGCCTATCGTCCATCTGAGCTTCTATGTCCTCTCCGTTTCCA GTGGGTTCCATTTGAAGTAGCAAGGCCGATGCTTGATAAAAAGCCATATGTCATATTGTCCGATATTGCTATTTCACATAATCAATGTTCTTTACTAGCTGGTGCTTCTGAAACTCTCGTGGAACCAGCAGCAAGTGAACATGAAGACATGGAACAAGGGGAGACGAATGATAACTTTATGGGCTGCAgtgatgaggatgaagatgaggatgaggatgatgatgatgatgatgatgatgatgaggaaatGTATGAGACTGAATCAGAGGACTCTCATATTGAGTCAGACCCTGGATCCAAAGATAACGACATTAACAACATCCTTATCGGTCTTTATGGATCCCAATATAGATACAAG GAAATGCGGCAGATCATAACTCCCGTAGGCAGGAAGCAACTGGAACCGATGTTACAAAGCTACCGCAAGGTTGTGGGCGCTGAGCTTTCAGAGAGAATGGTGTATGAAATCAACTGA
- the CPD gene encoding Cytochrome P450 superfamily protein (CONSTITUTIVE PHOTOMORPHOGENIC DWARF (CPD); FUNCTIONS IN: electron carrier activity, monooxygenase activity, iron ion binding, oxygen binding, heme binding; INVOLVED IN: in 9 processes; EXPRESSED IN: 23 plant structures; EXPRESSED DURING: 13 growth stages; CONTAINS InterPro DOMAIN/s: Cytochrome P450 (InterPro:IPR001128), Cytochrome P450, E-class, group I (InterPro:IPR002401), Cytochrome P450, conserved site (InterPro:IPR017972); BEST Arabidopsis thaliana protein match is: Cytochrome P450 superfamily protein (TAIR:AT3G50660.1); Has 1807 Blast hits to 1807 proteins in 277 species: Archae - 0; Bacteria - 0; Metazoa - 736; Fungi - 347; Plants - 385; Viruses - 0; Other Eukaryotes - 339 (source: NCBI BLink).) — protein sequence MAFTAFLLLLSSIAAGFLLLLRRTRYRRMGLPPGSLGLPLIGETFQLIGAYKTENPEPFIDERVARYGSVFMTHLFGEPTIFSADPETNRFVLQNEGKLFECSYPASICNLLGKHSLLLMKGSLHKRMHSLTMSFANSSIIKDHLMLDIDRLVRFNLDSWSSRVLLMEEAKKITFELTVKQLMSFDPGEWSESLRKEYLLVIEGFFSLPLPLFSTTYRKAIQARRKVAEALTVVVMKRREEEEEGAERKKDMLAALLAADDGFSDEEIVDFLVALLVAGYETTSTIMTLAVKFLTETPLALAQLKEEHEKIRAMKSDSYSLEWSDYKSMPFTQCVVNETLRVANIIGGVFRRAMTDVEIKGYKIPKGWKVFSSFRAVHLDPNHFKDARTFNPWRWQSNSVTTGPSNVFTPFGGGPRLCPGYELARVALSVFLHRLVTGFSWVPAEQDKLVFFPTTRTQKRYPIFVKRRDFAT from the exons atggccTTCACCGcttttctcctcctcctctcttcCATCGCCGCCGGCTTCCTCCTCCTACTCCGCCGTACACGTTACCGTCGGATGGGTCTGCCTCCGGGAAGCCTTGGTCTCCCTCTGATAGGAGAGACTTTTCAGCTGATCGGAGCttacaaaacagagaaccCTGAGCCTTTCATCGACGAGAGAGTAGCCCGGTACGGTTCGGTTTTCATGACGCATCTTTTTGGTGAACCGACGATTTTCTCAGCTGACCCGGAAACGAACCGGTTTGTTCTTCAGAACGAAGGGAAGCTTTTTGAGTGTTCTTATCCTGCTTCCATTTGTAACCTTTTGGGGAAACACTCTCTGCTTCTTATGAAAGGTTCTTTGCATAAACGTATGCACTCTCTCACCATGAGCTTTGCTAATTCTTCAATCATTAAAGACCATCTCATGCTTGATATTGACCGGTTAGTCCGGTTTAATCTTGATTCTTGGTCTTCTCGTGTTCTCCTCATGGAAGAAGCCAAAAag ATAACGTTTGAGCTAACGGTGAAGCAGTTGATGAGCTTTGATCCAGGGGAATGGAGTGAGAGTTTAAGGAAAGAGTATCTTCTTGTCATCGAaggcttcttctctcttcctctccctctcttctcCACCACTTACCGCAAAGCCATCCAA GCGCGGAGGAAGGTGGCGGAGGCGTTgacggtggtggtgatgaaaaggagggaggaggaggaagaaggagcggagagaaagaaagatatgcTTGCGGCGTTGCTTGCGGCGGATGATGGATTTTCCGATGAAGAGATTGTTGACTTCTTGGTGGCTTTACTTGTCGCCGGTTATGAAACAACCTCCACGATCATGACTCTCGCCGTCAAATTTCTCACCGAGACTCCTTTAGCTCTTGCTCAACTCAAG GAAGAGCATGAAAAGATTAGGGCAATGAAGAGTGATTCGTATAGTCTTGAATGGAGTGATTACAAGTCAATGCCATTCACACAATGT GTGGTTAATGAGACGCTACGAGTGGCTAACATCATCGGCGGTGTTTTCAGACGTGCAATGACGGATGTTGAGATCAAAG GTTATAAAATTCCAAAAGGGTGGAAAGTATTCTCATCGTTTAGAGCGGTTCATTTAGACCCAAACCACTTCAAAGATGCTCGCACTTTCAACCCTTGGAGATGGCAG AGCAACTCGGTAACGACAGGCCCTTCTAATGTGTTCACACCGTTTGGTGGAGGGCCAAGGCTATGTCCCGGTTACGAGCTGGCTAGGGTTGCACTCTCTGTTTTCCTTCACCGCCTAGTGACAGGCTTCAG TTGGGTTCCTGCAGAGCAAGACAAGCTGGTTTTCTTTCCAACTACAAGAACGCAGAAACGGTACCCGATCTTCGTGAAGCGCCGTGATTTTgctacttga